A region of Streptomyces sp. NBC_01750 DNA encodes the following proteins:
- the amaP gene encoding alkaline shock response membrane anchor protein AmaP produces the protein MGGTLRVVNRVLLGLAGLVLLCAGGAVMAAGVGLPVPAWWPYDGPRDVLLSRADRYRWRDEGWWWPTVIAVLAVLVLLAVWWLLAQLRRSRLAEVLVDSGDGEGALLRGRALEGVLEGEAKALDGVARARVTLTGRRSTPEARADLLLEPHAAPVEMLARLTDEAVAHARDSAGLASLPAEVRLRAAKHRAQRVS, from the coding sequence GTGGGTGGAACGCTGCGAGTGGTCAACCGGGTCCTGCTGGGCCTCGCCGGTCTGGTGCTGCTGTGCGCGGGCGGCGCGGTCATGGCGGCGGGGGTGGGGCTGCCCGTGCCGGCCTGGTGGCCCTACGACGGGCCCCGCGATGTGCTGCTGAGCAGGGCGGACCGGTACCGCTGGCGGGACGAGGGCTGGTGGTGGCCGACGGTCATCGCGGTGCTCGCAGTGCTGGTGCTGCTCGCCGTGTGGTGGCTGCTCGCCCAACTGCGGCGCTCCCGGCTGGCGGAAGTCCTGGTCGACAGCGGCGACGGCGAGGGCGCGCTGCTGCGGGGCCGCGCGCTGGAGGGAGTACTGGAGGGTGAGGCGAAAGCCCTGGACGGGGTGGCCCGCGCCCGGGTGACCCTCACCGGCCGCCGGAGCACGCCGGAGGCCCGGGCGGACCTGCTGCTGGAGCCGCACGCGGCGCCCGTCGAAATGCTGGCGCGCCTGACGGACGAGGCGGTGGCACACGCACGGGACTCGGCGGGTCTGGCGTCGCTGCCGGCAGAGGTCCGCCTCAGGGCGGCGAAGCACCGGGCGCAACGGGTGAGTTGA
- a CDS encoding SDR family NAD(P)-dependent oxidoreductase: MELTAGQVAVVTGAASGVGLAMARRFAADGLKVVLADVEEKALSAAADELTGEGARVLARTVDVSDRASLFALADAAYRTFGAVHVLCNNAGVGSGAEGRMWEHEPNDWKWAFAVNVWGVFHGIQAFVPRMIESGEPGHVVNTSSGDGGIAPLPTASVYAVTKAAVVTMTESLYAHLKAEHARVGASVLFPGPHMLRTGLWESHRNRPERYAKERPRRTPYRSLDQWEAAMRDAGHEVTFTPVEEVAALVVDGIRADRFWMLPESERSDRQIRARSQSMLDRADPSYLESFILD, from the coding sequence ATGGAGCTGACGGCGGGACAGGTCGCCGTCGTCACGGGTGCCGCGAGCGGCGTCGGCCTTGCGATGGCGCGCCGCTTCGCGGCGGACGGGCTGAAGGTCGTCCTCGCGGACGTCGAGGAGAAGGCGCTGAGCGCGGCCGCGGACGAACTGACCGGGGAAGGCGCCCGGGTGCTCGCCCGCACCGTCGACGTCAGCGACCGGGCCTCCTTGTTCGCGCTGGCGGACGCGGCGTACAGGACCTTCGGCGCCGTCCATGTCCTGTGCAACAACGCGGGCGTCGGTTCCGGCGCCGAGGGCCGGATGTGGGAACACGAGCCCAACGACTGGAAGTGGGCCTTCGCGGTCAACGTCTGGGGCGTCTTCCACGGCATCCAGGCCTTCGTGCCGCGCATGATCGAGAGCGGCGAGCCCGGCCATGTCGTCAACACCTCGTCGGGCGACGGCGGAATCGCCCCGCTGCCCACCGCCTCCGTCTACGCCGTCACCAAGGCTGCGGTCGTGACGATGACCGAGTCGCTGTACGCGCATCTGAAGGCGGAGCACGCGCGTGTGGGCGCGTCCGTGCTCTTCCCGGGACCGCACATGCTGCGCACCGGACTGTGGGAGTCGCACCGCAACCGGCCCGAGCGCTATGCCAAGGAGCGGCCGCGCAGGACGCCGTACCGCAGCCTCGACCAGTGGGAGGCGGCGATGAGGGACGCAGGGCACGAGGTGACGTTCACGCCGGTCGAGGAGGTCGCCGCACTCGTCGTGGACGGGATCCGTGCGGACCGGTTCTGGATGCTGCCGGAGAGCGAGCGCAGCGACCGGCAGATCCGCGCCAGGTCGCAGTCGATGCTCGACCGCGCCGACCCGTCGTACCTGGAAAGCTTCATTCTCGATTGA
- a CDS encoding SDR family oxidoreductase, with protein sequence MDLGLKDRVYIVTGASRGLGNASARALVADGARVVITGRGEKAVSDAAAELGPNAVGLASDNADPASAERLVAAARAQFGRLDGVLISVGGPAPGFAADNTDEQWESAFESVFLGAVRLARSAAAALSEGGVIGFVLSGSVHEPIPGLTISNGLRPGLAGFAKSLSDELGPRGIRVVGLLPARIDTDRVRELDALSGDAEAARTAHESRIPLRRYGTPEEFGNAAAFLLSPAASYLTGVMLPVDGGARHGF encoded by the coding sequence ATGGATCTTGGACTGAAGGACCGCGTCTACATCGTCACGGGTGCGTCGCGTGGGCTGGGCAACGCGTCCGCCCGCGCGCTCGTCGCCGACGGCGCGAGGGTCGTCATCACCGGGCGCGGCGAGAAGGCGGTCTCGGACGCCGCCGCGGAACTCGGCCCGAACGCCGTGGGTCTCGCCTCCGACAACGCCGACCCGGCGTCGGCGGAGCGCCTCGTCGCGGCGGCGCGGGCGCAGTTCGGACGTCTCGACGGCGTACTGATCAGCGTGGGCGGCCCGGCACCGGGCTTCGCCGCGGACAATACGGACGAGCAGTGGGAGTCGGCGTTCGAGTCGGTCTTCCTGGGCGCGGTGCGCCTCGCCCGCAGCGCGGCGGCGGCGCTGAGCGAGGGCGGCGTCATCGGCTTCGTCCTGTCCGGCTCGGTCCACGAACCGATCCCGGGCCTGACGATCTCCAACGGCCTCCGTCCGGGCCTGGCCGGTTTCGCCAAGTCCCTCTCGGACGAGCTGGGCCCGCGCGGCATCCGGGTCGTCGGCCTGCTGCCGGCCCGTATCGACACGGACCGGGTGCGCGAACTCGACGCGCTGTCGGGCGACGCGGAGGCGGCACGTACGGCGCACGAGTCCCGCATTCCACTGCGGAGGTACGGCACACCGGAGGAGTTCGGCAACGCGGCGGCGTTCCTGCTGTCGCCTGCGGCGTCGTACCTGACGGGAGTGATGCTCCCGGTGGACGGGGGCGCACGGCACGGGTTCTAG
- a CDS encoding DUF6286 domain-containing protein, producing the protein MSEPVRPAPPVLDLDQSASAAAYEPVPVLEGEGGKAGRFWSVRRVPAGLLAVVVLGCAGLLLYDIAAVRAGRPAMEWRRAAAEQLAKWRLEDVGVLACAGAVMLLGVILIVLAVTPGLRALLPMRRCTAAVRAGLDREAAAQVLRDRAMEVSGVQSARVRMGRAKVSVRAQSHFRELDDVRADLDSALATAIRELGLARPPALAVHVTRPPAKKR; encoded by the coding sequence ATGAGCGAGCCGGTACGGCCCGCACCGCCCGTACTCGATCTGGACCAGTCGGCGTCAGCAGCGGCGTACGAGCCGGTTCCGGTCCTGGAAGGCGAAGGCGGCAAGGCCGGACGCTTCTGGTCCGTGCGCCGGGTCCCGGCCGGGCTGCTGGCTGTCGTGGTCCTCGGCTGCGCGGGTCTGCTGCTGTACGACATCGCGGCGGTACGGGCCGGCCGGCCGGCCATGGAATGGCGCCGCGCCGCCGCGGAGCAACTCGCGAAATGGCGGCTGGAAGATGTGGGCGTGCTGGCGTGCGCGGGAGCCGTGATGCTTCTCGGCGTCATTCTGATCGTCCTCGCCGTGACCCCTGGACTGCGGGCACTGCTGCCGATGCGTCGCTGCACCGCGGCCGTACGCGCCGGCCTCGACCGGGAGGCCGCTGCGCAGGTGCTGCGGGACCGGGCGATGGAGGTCTCCGGGGTGCAGTCCGCACGCGTGCGGATGGGACGGGCGAAGGTCTCGGTGCGGGCGCAGTCCCACTTCCGTGAACTCGACGACGTACGGGCCGATCTGGACTCGGCGCTGGCCACCGCCATCCGGGAACTCGGCCTCGCCAGGCCGCCGGCCCTGGCCGTGCACGTCACCAGGCCGCCGGCGAAGAAGAGGTGA
- a CDS encoding Asp23/Gls24 family envelope stress response protein: MNDTAQWNRSESPGSEPSGSGEGLRKSSGSKRGGGDPASRGRTTIADGVVEKIAGLAAREVLGVHAMGSGFSRTLGAVRDRVPGGRSNVARGVKAEVGEVQTALDIEIVVDYGVSIAAVARAVRENVVSAVERMTGLEVVEVNIAVSDVKLPDEEEEEPEPRLQ, translated from the coding sequence ATGAACGACACCGCTCAGTGGAACCGGTCCGAGTCCCCCGGTAGCGAACCGTCGGGCTCGGGCGAAGGTCTCAGGAAGTCGTCGGGGAGCAAGCGCGGCGGCGGCGATCCCGCCTCCCGCGGCCGTACCACCATCGCCGACGGCGTGGTGGAGAAGATCGCCGGGCTCGCGGCCCGCGAAGTGCTCGGTGTCCATGCGATGGGCAGCGGTTTCTCCCGTACGCTCGGCGCGGTCCGCGACCGTGTGCCCGGCGGCAGGTCCAATGTCGCCCGGGGCGTGAAGGCCGAGGTCGGCGAGGTGCAGACGGCCCTCGACATCGAGATCGTCGTCGACTACGGCGTCTCCATCGCCGCCGTCGCCCGCGCGGTCCGCGAGAACGTGGTCTCCGCGGTCGAGCGGATGACGGGTCTCGAGGTCGTCGAGGTCAATATCGCGGTCAGCGATGTGAAACTGCCCGATGAAGAAGAGGAAGAGCCGGAGCCGCGTCTCCAGTAG
- a CDS encoding glycoside hydrolase family 15 protein, with protein MTQRIEDYALIGDLQTAALVGKDGSIDWLCLPHFDSPACFAALLGDEENGHWRIAPKGAGQCTRRSYVGESLVLESVWETRSGTVKVLDFMPQRDTAPDVVRIVEGVSGRVEMNGTLRLRFDYGSVVPWMRRSDGHRVAIAGPDSVWLRSEPQVKTWGHELSTRSSFTVGPGEKVAFILTWHPSNEPRPWLCDPLESLEQSLEDWAKWSSRCRSKGPYREAVVRSLITLKALTFEPTGGIVAAPTTSLPEELGGVRNWDYRYCWLRDSTLTLGALLSAGYLDEAAAWRDWLLRAVAGDPADLQIMYGLSGERRLPETELPWLSGYAGSVPVRTGNEAVRQLQLDVYGEVIDSLRLGREAGLSSERHAWNLQLSLLGFLESKWREPDEGLWEVRGARRHFVHSKVMSWVAADRAVRTLEEHPSLPGDVARWRTMRDEVHREVCEKGYDPVRNTFTQSYGSIELDAAALLIPRVGFLPPDDPRVTGTVDAVRAELGADGLVRRYSTDNKAVDALPGGEGAFLACSFWMADALRMTGRVKEATELFERLLALRNDVGLLAEEYDPVSGRQVGNFPQAFSHIGLVNTALALSGEETAG; from the coding sequence GTGACCCAACGTATAGAGGACTACGCCCTCATCGGCGATCTGCAGACCGCGGCGCTGGTCGGCAAAGACGGCTCCATCGACTGGCTGTGCCTGCCCCACTTCGACTCGCCGGCCTGCTTCGCCGCACTGCTGGGCGACGAGGAGAACGGCCACTGGCGGATCGCCCCCAAGGGCGCCGGGCAGTGCACCCGCCGCAGCTACGTCGGTGAATCGCTGGTCCTGGAGTCGGTGTGGGAGACCCGCTCCGGCACCGTCAAAGTCCTCGACTTCATGCCGCAGCGCGACACGGCGCCCGATGTCGTCCGGATCGTGGAGGGCGTCAGCGGCAGGGTGGAGATGAACGGGACGCTGCGGCTGCGCTTCGACTACGGCTCCGTCGTGCCGTGGATGCGCCGCTCGGACGGCCACCGGGTGGCGATCGCCGGCCCCGACTCCGTATGGCTGCGCAGCGAGCCGCAGGTCAAGACCTGGGGACACGAGTTGAGCACCCGCTCGTCGTTCACGGTCGGCCCGGGCGAAAAGGTGGCTTTCATCCTCACCTGGCATCCTTCGAACGAACCGCGGCCATGGCTCTGCGATCCGCTGGAGTCACTGGAGCAGAGCCTGGAGGACTGGGCCAAGTGGTCCTCGCGCTGCCGGAGCAAGGGCCCGTACCGCGAGGCCGTCGTCCGCTCTCTGATCACCCTGAAGGCACTCACCTTCGAGCCGACCGGCGGGATCGTCGCCGCGCCCACCACGTCCCTGCCGGAGGAGCTCGGCGGCGTACGCAACTGGGACTACCGCTACTGCTGGCTGCGAGACTCCACCCTCACCCTGGGCGCGCTCCTTTCGGCCGGCTACCTCGACGAGGCGGCGGCCTGGCGCGACTGGCTGCTGCGGGCGGTGGCCGGTGACCCCGCCGATCTGCAGATCATGTACGGGCTGTCCGGCGAGCGCCGGCTGCCCGAGACGGAGCTGCCGTGGCTGAGCGGGTACGCGGGCTCCGTCCCGGTCCGTACCGGCAACGAAGCCGTACGCCAACTGCAGCTCGATGTGTACGGAGAGGTCATCGACTCCCTCCGTCTGGGGCGGGAGGCCGGCCTGTCCTCGGAGAGGCACGCCTGGAATCTGCAGCTCAGCCTGCTCGGATTCCTGGAGTCGAAGTGGCGCGAGCCGGACGAGGGGCTCTGGGAAGTACGCGGCGCGCGCCGCCACTTCGTGCACTCCAAAGTGATGTCGTGGGTCGCGGCGGACCGTGCGGTTCGAACCCTGGAGGAGCATCCTTCGCTGCCCGGCGACGTCGCGCGGTGGCGGACGATGCGGGACGAAGTGCACCGGGAAGTGTGTGAGAAGGGGTACGACCCGGTACGGAACACCTTCACGCAGTCGTACGGCTCCATCGAACTCGACGCCGCGGCGCTGCTGATCCCGCGGGTCGGCTTTCTGCCGCCCGACGATCCGCGGGTGACCGGGACGGTGGACGCGGTACGGGCGGAGCTGGGCGCCGACGGTCTGGTGCGCCGCTACAGCACGGACAACAAGGCTGTCGACGCGCTGCCGGGAGGCGAAGGGGCGTTCCTGGCCTGCTCGTTCTGGATGGCGGACGCGCTGCGGATGACGGGCCGGGTGAAGGAGGCCACAGAGCTCTTCGAGCGGCTGCTCGCCCTGCGCAACGATGTCGGGCTGCTCGCCGAGGAGTACGACCCGGTGAGCGGTCGCCAGGTCGGGAACTTCCCGCAGGCCTTCAGCCATATCGGGCTGGTGAACACGGCCCTCGCGCTGAGCGGGGAAGAGACGGCAGGATAG
- a CDS encoding SURF1 family cytochrome oxidase biogenesis protein produces the protein MYRFLLSRQWVILTLIALVLIPAMIELGFWQLHRHEHRVEQNTLISRNLKAKPVPVTELTSPGHTVPRADYWRQVTATGTFDTAREVVVRRRTSADERVGFHVLTPLVLADGRAVLVNRGWVPSAADQKSFPPVPAAPKGTVTVTGRLKADETTSASGIKDLSGLPLRQIMLINSAQQTKSLGRSVLGGYLEQSAPEPSGGNPELIPEPDHESIGPHMAYAVQWWLFAAAVPVGWVILVRREKHDRRAADARSAPQPAPATA, from the coding sequence GTGTACCGCTTCCTGTTGTCCCGGCAGTGGGTGATCCTCACCCTCATCGCCCTCGTCCTCATCCCCGCGATGATCGAGCTGGGCTTCTGGCAGCTTCACCGGCACGAGCACCGGGTCGAGCAGAACACCCTGATCTCGCGGAACCTCAAGGCGAAGCCCGTCCCCGTGACCGAGCTCACCTCCCCGGGGCACACCGTGCCGCGCGCCGACTACTGGCGCCAGGTCACCGCCACCGGCACCTTCGACACCGCGCGCGAAGTCGTCGTACGCCGCCGCACCTCCGCCGACGAGCGCGTCGGCTTCCATGTGCTGACCCCGCTGGTCCTGGCCGACGGCCGGGCGGTCCTGGTCAACCGCGGCTGGGTGCCGTCCGCCGCCGACCAGAAGTCCTTCCCTCCCGTACCCGCGGCGCCCAAGGGCACCGTGACCGTCACCGGCCGGCTCAAGGCCGACGAGACGACGAGCGCCAGCGGCATCAAGGACCTGTCCGGCCTGCCGCTCCGCCAGATCATGCTGATCAACAGTGCGCAGCAGACGAAGTCGCTGGGCCGGTCCGTCCTCGGCGGCTATCTGGAACAGAGCGCGCCGGAGCCCTCGGGCGGCAATCCGGAACTGATCCCCGAACCCGATCACGAGTCCATCGGCCCGCACATGGCATACGCCGTCCAGTGGTGGCTGTTCGCCGCGGCCGTACCTGTCGGCTGGGTGATTCTCGTACGCCGCGAGAAGCACGACCGCCGGGCAGCCGACGCCCGGAGCGCCCCGCAGCCCGCCCCCGCGACCGCTTAA
- a CDS encoding Asp23/Gls24 family envelope stress response protein → MTAGGPPARGRGSVAAAERGATTIADRVVAKIASQAAREAIDGVPEGGSPPQATVTVHHDAARVRVSLELDYPCDIGGQCGAVRQRVVQRVKALAGMDVPEVAVLVERLHSVHSRSAAQGRIR, encoded by the coding sequence GTGACCGCCGGGGGTCCCCCCGCCCGAGGCAGGGGGAGCGTCGCAGCGGCCGAGCGCGGCGCGACCACGATCGCCGACCGGGTCGTGGCGAAGATCGCCTCGCAGGCGGCGCGGGAAGCGATCGACGGCGTACCGGAGGGCGGCTCGCCGCCGCAGGCCACGGTCACGGTCCACCATGACGCCGCCCGGGTGCGGGTCAGCCTCGAACTCGACTATCCCTGCGACATCGGCGGTCAGTGCGGTGCCGTGCGTCAGCGAGTCGTACAGCGGGTAAAGGCGTTGGCGGGGATGGACGTGCCCGAGGTGGCCGTGCTGGTCGAGCGGCTGCACTCCGTCCACTCGCGCAGTGCGGCCCAGGGGAGGATCCGATGA
- a CDS encoding amidohydrolase family protein: MADPYLIISSDCHAGLPTEQYRPYLDSRFHRAFDEFLAGRDARREEMNRLGVRNEAFAAKWFSDNSEGLKGGWDSAQRIKELDGDGVAAEVVFPDADAVDSRTAAPFGVGLGLSGDQDPGLGMAGAQAHNRWLAEFVGGNTENAARHCGVALLPVTGEVDSVVAEIHRARESGLGALMIPSMWVDKAPYHDRRYDPVWAAAAETGMPVLTHSGAAPRHEYGDHLGIYVSEVTWWPARPLWFLLWSGVFERHPRLKFGVAESGCWWLPNLLWFMDRLYLGAHGGKKLSPFAELKRPPSEYLDRQIFICATNTKRRELAQRYEIGVDNILWGSDFPHPEGTWPNTRVWLRNTFHDIPVAETRRMLGLAAAEVFGFDVSALEPVARRIGPTPAELGQSDDQAAVEASWARSREVGRHWLTDNDFPVLGASS, from the coding sequence ATGGCGGACCCGTACCTGATCATCTCCTCCGACTGCCATGCCGGACTGCCGACCGAGCAGTACCGGCCCTATCTGGACAGCAGGTTCCACCGGGCCTTCGACGAATTCCTCGCCGGGCGCGACGCGCGCCGCGAGGAGATGAACCGGCTCGGTGTACGCAACGAGGCCTTCGCGGCCAAGTGGTTCAGCGACAACTCGGAAGGTCTGAAGGGAGGCTGGGACAGCGCCCAGCGGATCAAGGAGCTCGACGGCGACGGAGTGGCGGCCGAAGTCGTCTTCCCCGACGCGGACGCCGTGGACAGCCGCACCGCCGCGCCCTTCGGGGTCGGCCTCGGACTCTCCGGCGACCAGGACCCCGGCCTCGGTATGGCGGGCGCACAGGCGCACAACCGCTGGCTTGCCGAGTTCGTCGGCGGGAACACGGAGAACGCGGCACGTCACTGCGGGGTCGCCCTGCTGCCTGTCACCGGCGAGGTCGACAGTGTCGTCGCCGAGATCCACCGGGCCAGGGAGTCCGGGCTCGGCGCGCTGATGATCCCCTCGATGTGGGTGGACAAGGCGCCCTACCACGATCGCCGTTACGACCCCGTGTGGGCCGCCGCCGCCGAGACCGGTATGCCGGTGCTCACCCACTCCGGCGCGGCTCCACGCCATGAGTACGGCGACCACCTGGGCATCTACGTCTCGGAGGTCACCTGGTGGCCGGCCCGCCCGCTGTGGTTCCTGCTCTGGTCGGGCGTCTTCGAACGCCACCCGCGCCTGAAGTTCGGCGTCGCCGAGTCCGGCTGCTGGTGGCTGCCGAACCTCCTGTGGTTCATGGACCGGCTCTACCTCGGAGCCCACGGCGGGAAGAAACTGTCGCCGTTCGCCGAGCTGAAGAGGCCGCCGAGCGAGTATCTCGACCGGCAGATCTTCATCTGCGCCACCAACACCAAGCGGCGCGAGCTGGCGCAGCGGTACGAGATAGGCGTCGACAACATCCTCTGGGGCAGCGACTTCCCTCATCCGGAAGGGACCTGGCCCAACACCCGCGTATGGCTGAGGAACACCTTCCACGACATCCCGGTCGCCGAGACCCGGCGCATGCTCGGCCTGGCCGCGGCGGAGGTTTTCGGCTTCGACGTGTCCGCGCTGGAGCCGGTCGCCCGGCGGATCGGCCCGACGCCGGCCGAGCTGGGCCAGTCCGACGACCAGGCGGCCGTCGAGGCGTCGTGGGCGAGGTCGCGAGAGGTGGGCCGGCACTGGCTGACCGACAACGACTTCCCGGTCCTGGGAGCGTCCTCATGA
- a CDS encoding acetoacetate decarboxylase family protein encodes MARVRYGARTEAEIAAARASSSKLPDIWSTGVTAVWESDPDAVAAVLPPPLKPTERPLVRAGISKVDLPGYRLGAGSVAVAALHDGREGWYPLVMPMTHERALIGGREVFGEPKKLGEVGVERDGLVVRAVLARHGIAFVEVRGAVDGPLPLPEPAEKLDFYFKFLPAVDGQGFDADPVLVHCTRNEKFRKLERITGDIVLRESMYDPVADLPVRRVVELTVGEKTTDQKGRVVERVSAQALLPYIHQRYDDPRQILDGPPEGSV; translated from the coding sequence ATGGCACGCGTACGGTACGGCGCGCGCACCGAGGCGGAGATCGCCGCGGCCCGTGCATCCAGTTCCAAGCTCCCCGACATCTGGTCCACGGGCGTGACGGCAGTGTGGGAGAGCGACCCGGACGCGGTGGCGGCCGTACTGCCGCCGCCGCTCAAGCCCACCGAGCGGCCGCTCGTACGGGCCGGCATCAGCAAGGTCGATCTGCCCGGCTATCGGCTGGGAGCGGGCTCCGTGGCGGTCGCCGCGCTGCACGACGGCCGCGAGGGGTGGTACCCGCTCGTCATGCCGATGACCCATGAGCGCGCGCTGATCGGCGGCCGTGAGGTCTTCGGCGAGCCGAAGAAGCTGGGCGAGGTCGGGGTCGAACGCGACGGCCTGGTCGTACGGGCGGTGCTCGCCCGGCACGGCATCGCCTTCGTCGAGGTGCGGGGCGCGGTGGACGGACCCCTTCCGCTGCCCGAGCCGGCCGAGAAGCTCGACTTCTACTTCAAGTTCCTGCCCGCCGTGGACGGCCAGGGCTTCGACGCCGACCCGGTCCTCGTCCACTGCACCCGTAACGAGAAGTTCCGCAAGCTGGAGAGGATCACCGGCGACATCGTGCTGCGGGAGTCCATGTACGACCCCGTCGCCGACCTCCCCGTACGCCGCGTGGTCGAGCTCACCGTCGGCGAGAAGACCACCGACCAGAAGGGCCGGGTCGTGGAACGGGTCAGCGCGCAGGCGCTGCTGCCCTACATCCATCAGCGCTACGACGACCCTCGGCAGATCCTCGACGGCCCGCCAGAGGGGAGCGTCTGA
- a CDS encoding TetR/AcrR family transcriptional regulator, with translation MPRTALTREEVLDSAAVLVRQHGPQALTMRKLAAGLGTAVTSIYWHVGNRESLLDALVERTVQEMGAIRPTGRTPAERAVSVARKLRRELRDRPHLIAMVHERGLTERMFLPAQQALVHEVHAAGLRGARAAEAVRAVQFQVVGFVLVERNRERSPVQSPGEGELWEAAGAAEHDPALARALARPADPEKLFTASVRALVSALLDG, from the coding sequence ATGCCGAGAACCGCCCTGACCCGCGAAGAGGTCCTCGACTCGGCTGCCGTCCTCGTCAGGCAGCACGGCCCGCAGGCCCTGACGATGCGCAAGCTCGCCGCCGGGCTCGGCACCGCCGTCACCTCGATCTACTGGCATGTCGGCAATCGCGAGTCGCTGCTCGACGCTCTGGTCGAGCGCACGGTGCAGGAGATGGGCGCCATCCGGCCCACCGGCCGTACACCCGCCGAGCGCGCGGTCTCGGTCGCGCGCAAGCTCCGTCGTGAGCTGCGGGACCGTCCTCATCTGATCGCGATGGTCCATGAACGGGGGCTCACCGAAAGGATGTTCCTGCCCGCCCAACAGGCGCTCGTCCATGAGGTGCACGCGGCGGGGCTGCGCGGGGCGCGCGCAGCCGAGGCTGTGCGCGCCGTGCAGTTCCAGGTCGTCGGCTTCGTACTCGTCGAGCGCAACCGCGAACGCTCGCCCGTCCAGTCGCCGGGGGAGGGCGAGTTGTGGGAGGCCGCCGGCGCGGCGGAGCACGACCCGGCGCTGGCCCGTGCGCTGGCGCGCCCCGCCGATCCGGAGAAGCTGTTCACCGCCTCCGTACGGGCGCTGGTGAGCGCCCTGCTGGACGGCTGA
- a CDS encoding DEDDh family exonuclease, with product MLDDRTTAATTWPAAYPQGYAVVDVETTGLARDDRIISAAVYRLDARGNVEDHWYTLVNPERDPGPVWIHGLTSDVLEGAPLFGEIAGEFAERLDGRVLVAHNAIFDWSMIAREYARAEGTAPTRQRLCTIALSKELRLPLPNHKLASLAAHFGVVQQRAHHALDDARVLAEAFRPSLHTAARDGVRLPLLECRPLTEWSDSPAAPRIGYQASYGQSSWRPSRKRPPCPYPNPGRYQADKPLVQGMRVAFSGDTSVDRELLEDRAIEAGLHIASGVSRLTSLLVTNDPQASTSKTVKAKSYGTPVIDEAAFTQLLRDVAPAPASE from the coding sequence ATGCTCGACGACCGTACAACCGCAGCAACAACGTGGCCGGCCGCGTACCCACAGGGGTACGCGGTCGTCGACGTGGAGACCACCGGACTCGCCCGCGACGACCGGATAATCTCCGCTGCGGTGTACCGCCTCGACGCCCGGGGCAATGTCGAGGACCACTGGTACACCCTGGTCAACCCGGAGCGGGATCCGGGCCCGGTGTGGATCCACGGTCTGACCAGCGATGTGCTGGAGGGCGCCCCGCTCTTCGGCGAGATCGCGGGCGAGTTCGCCGAGCGGCTCGACGGCCGGGTCCTCGTCGCGCACAACGCCATCTTCGACTGGTCGATGATCGCCCGGGAGTACGCACGCGCGGAGGGGACCGCGCCCACCCGTCAGCGGCTGTGCACCATCGCGCTCTCCAAGGAGCTGCGGCTGCCGCTGCCCAACCACAAGCTGGCGTCGCTCGCCGCGCACTTCGGTGTCGTACAGCAGCGGGCGCACCACGCGCTCGACGACGCGCGCGTGCTGGCCGAGGCGTTCCGGCCGAGTCTGCACACCGCGGCCCGCGACGGGGTGCGACTGCCGCTGCTGGAGTGCCGCCCGCTGACCGAGTGGTCGGACTCCCCCGCCGCCCCGCGGATCGGCTACCAGGCCTCGTACGGGCAGAGCAGTTGGCGGCCCTCGCGCAAACGCCCGCCGTGCCCCTATCCCAACCCCGGGCGATACCAGGCGGACAAACCGCTCGTGCAAGGCATGCGGGTGGCCTTCTCGGGCGACACCTCCGTCGACCGCGAGCTGCTCGAGGACCGGGCGATCGAGGCGGGGCTGCATATCGCGTCCGGCGTCTCCCGGCTGACCAGCCTGCTGGTGACCAACGATCCGCAGGCGTCGACCTCGAAGACCGTCAAGGCGAAGTCGTACGGCACGCCGGTGATCGACGAGGCGGCCTTCACCCAGCTGTTGCGGGACGTGGCTCCGGCACCCGCATCGGAGTGA